In a single window of the Olivibacter sp. SDN3 genome:
- a CDS encoding 4-hydroxy-3-methylbut-2-enyl diphosphate reductase yields MGQNLQVAIDKDSGFCFGVVYAIDMAEEILENDGYLYCLGDIVHNDEEVSRLRAKGLRIISHEDLPTLSNEKVLIRAHGESPETYRIALENNITLIDASCPVVLKLQNRIKTSYDEKEKILIFGKHGHAEVIGLQGQTNNEAIVFQDIAELEDVELPDKFTLYSQTTKSTEKFYSIKEELLKRGYEVKANDTICRQVSNRYEDLAGFAKQYDKIVFVSGKKSSNGKVLFNVCLQHNPNSYFISDSKELSPSMFNANETVGICGATSTPMWLMQAVKDALEMF; encoded by the coding sequence ATGGGACAGAATCTGCAGGTTGCCATTGATAAGGACTCTGGCTTTTGCTTTGGAGTGGTTTATGCAATCGATATGGCCGAAGAAATTTTAGAAAATGACGGCTATTTATATTGTTTAGGCGATATTGTGCATAATGACGAAGAAGTAAGTCGTTTAAGAGCTAAAGGCTTAAGGATAATCTCCCATGAAGATCTGCCTACTCTCAGCAATGAAAAAGTGTTAATTAGAGCACACGGAGAGTCGCCTGAAACCTATCGCATTGCATTGGAAAATAATATTACCTTGATAGATGCTTCATGCCCGGTGGTTCTAAAACTCCAGAACAGAATAAAAACATCCTATGACGAAAAAGAAAAAATCTTGATTTTCGGTAAACATGGTCATGCTGAAGTTATTGGACTGCAAGGGCAAACTAATAATGAAGCAATTGTTTTTCAGGATATAGCGGAATTAGAGGACGTTGAACTGCCTGATAAATTTACTTTATATAGTCAGACCACTAAAAGCACGGAAAAGTTTTATAGCATCAAAGAAGAGCTGCTGAAAAGGGGGTATGAAGTGAAGGCAAATGATACGATTTGCAGGCAGGTTTCCAATAGGTATGAAGACCTTGCGGGTTTTGCGAAACAATATGATAAAATTGTTTTTGTCTCAGGGAAAAAATCCTCCAATGGTAAGGTATTGTTTAATGTGTGTCTTCAGCATAACCCAAACAGCTATTTTATATCAGATTCTAAAGAATTATCACCAAGTATGTTCAACGCTAATGAAACGGTTGGCATCTGTGGGGCAACGTCCACTCCTATGTGGTTGATGCAAGCAGTGAAAGACGCATTGGAAATGTTCTGA
- the hemH gene encoding ferrochelatase yields MKTKKGVLLINLGTPDSPKVSDVRRYLDEFLMDGRVIDVGVIQRNLLVRGAIVPFRSPKTAKLYSEIWDSDTGSPLLHISEIQTALLKEELGDDYQVELAMRYQKPSIEDALERLRAAMVDSIIVIPLFPQYASASTGSVIEKTMGLMRKWHTFPRISIVNQFYDNDLMIAAFAENAESKTPASFDHVLFSFHGLPERQMKEINNSGEHRCEASTCKYEINSANKFCYVAQCYETARLIAAKLNLDQGKFTVCFQSRLGKEPWIQPYTSDVLEDLAKKNTKRLLVLCPAFVADCLETLYEVTVEYGEEFKKLGGEHVELVPSLNDHPKWIEALKQMVYAYDATVHPQTKQAVYP; encoded by the coding sequence ATGAAAACTAAAAAAGGCGTATTGCTGATTAATTTAGGAACTCCTGATAGTCCGAAAGTTTCGGATGTTAGAAGGTATCTAGATGAGTTTCTTATGGATGGTAGGGTGATTGACGTTGGGGTTATTCAGCGTAATTTGCTTGTGCGTGGAGCTATAGTGCCCTTCCGTAGTCCAAAGACAGCTAAACTTTATAGTGAGATCTGGGATTCCGATACTGGGTCACCTCTTTTACACATCAGTGAGATACAAACAGCTTTGTTAAAGGAAGAGTTGGGAGATGATTACCAGGTAGAACTGGCCATGCGCTATCAAAAACCATCCATTGAGGATGCCTTGGAAAGACTTAGGGCAGCTATGGTGGACAGTATTATAGTTATTCCGCTGTTTCCGCAGTATGCATCCGCAAGTACTGGCTCTGTCATTGAAAAAACAATGGGCTTGATGCGAAAATGGCATACCTTTCCACGAATTTCTATCGTTAATCAATTCTATGATAATGATCTCATGATAGCGGCTTTTGCGGAAAATGCTGAAAGCAAAACTCCAGCCTCTTTTGATCACGTGCTTTTTAGCTTCCACGGCCTCCCTGAAAGGCAGATGAAAGAAATAAATAATTCTGGTGAACACCGTTGTGAAGCTTCTACATGTAAATACGAAATAAATTCAGCCAATAAATTTTGTTACGTAGCACAGTGTTATGAAACAGCGAGACTTATAGCTGCAAAGCTCAATTTGGATCAAGGAAAGTTTACCGTTTGTTTTCAGTCAAGACTTGGAAAAGAACCTTGGATTCAACCTTATACCAGTGACGTCCTAGAAGATTTGGCAAAAAAAAATACAAAGAGACTGTTGGTTTTATGTCCGGCATTTGTCGCAGATTGCTTGGAAACGTTGTATGAAGTTACTGTTGAATACGGCGAAGAATTTAAAAAGTTGGGTGGAGAGCATGTAGAGCTTGTTCCAAGTCTAAATGATCACCCTAAATGGATCGAAGCCCTTAAACAAATGGTATATGCTTATGATGCCACTGTACATCCTCAAACTAAGCAGGCAGTATATCCATAA